A window of Ignicoccus hospitalis KIN4/I contains these coding sequences:
- a CDS encoding coiled-coil protein — protein sequence MRSNALEVKLDEINAEIEELRKERAELITKIKELRAQRKALIEKKRAEVERLRELRAERAKLVEELRQLKESRREAKQKLNQVLEELKKLKSIVEQGKRGPSPNSLRRRIQQLEWRLQTNVLTREEEEEIVREIARLEEALERLTKVEEAKKKLIELRAELARLRLLIKSYNENINEISNKISEVDGRISNVREEVDRLNGKIDELKAKIDEYSKKVEEIDLKLSQLREEKRKLVEEIKKGEAMAAKNKGEALLSELAKRAKEKMERGEPLTFEELQALMMVEGDGQENIGSNG from the coding sequence ATGAGGTCCAACGCCCTCGAGGTCAAGTTAGACGAAATAAACGCGGAAATAGAGGAGCTAAGGAAGGAGAGAGCCGAGTTAATTACAAAGATAAAGGAGTTGAGGGCTCAGAGGAAGGCGCTCATAGAAAAGAAGAGGGCAGAGGTGGAGAGGCTGAGGGAGCTCAGGGCGGAGAGGGCGAAGCTAGTGGAGGAGCTGAGGCAGCTCAAGGAGTCCCGCAGGGAGGCGAAACAAAAGCTGAACCAAGTTCTGGAGGAGCTGAAGAAGCTCAAGTCCATAGTAGAGCAAGGCAAGAGGGGCCCTTCCCCCAACTCCTTGAGGAGGAGAATACAGCAGCTGGAGTGGAGGCTCCAGACCAACGTGTTGACGAGGGAGGAGGAAGAGGAGATAGTTAGGGAGATAGCCAGGTTGGAGGAGGCCTTGGAGAGGCTCACCAAAGTCGAAGAGGCGAAGAAGAAGTTAATAGAGCTTAGGGCAGAGCTCGCCAGGCTCAGGCTCCTAATTAAGAGCTACAACGAGAACATAAACGAGATCTCCAACAAGATCAGCGAGGTGGACGGTAGGATAAGTAACGTCAGAGAGGAGGTGGACAGGCTGAACGGAAAGATAGACGAACTGAAAGCGAAGATAGACGAATACTCTAAGAAGGTCGAGGAGATAGACCTCAAGCTCTCCCAACTCCGGGAGGAAAAGAGGAAACTGGTAGAAGAGATAAAGAAGGGAGAGGCAATGGCGGCGAAGAACAAGGGTGAGGCCTTGCTAAGCGAGCTCGCCAAGAGGGCGAAGGAGAAGATGGAGCGGGGCGAACCGCTGACCTTCGAGGAGCTGCAAGCCTTAATGATGGTGGAGGGCGATGGTCAAGAAAATATTGGTAGTAACGGTTGA
- a CDS encoding ATP/GTP-binding protein yields the protein MYFVYLVGTAGSGKTSMTKTLGDWIEDHEMSACRVNLDPAVEVLPYAPDVDVREYVNYKELLKEGLGPNGALVKSVDLMLLYADQLRASIEETESNYVIVDTPGQLELFAYRKSTLELFKKITANDKAVLVYLIDPSLFISEGSADPYSFTSALLLGLSVTARMKVPLIHVISKSDLLSEEIINVIDSWLEDLGSLAMSLGDAPPALARVVEALEEAGLGEVLFASSLTEEGLDNIYAAVQRALAGGEDYATEEPSARL from the coding sequence ATGTACTTCGTTTACTTGGTAGGGACCGCGGGCTCTGGAAAGACTAGCATGACCAAGACGTTGGGCGACTGGATAGAGGACCACGAGATGAGCGCTTGCAGGGTTAACTTGGACCCCGCCGTGGAGGTCCTCCCCTACGCTCCGGACGTAGACGTGCGGGAGTACGTCAATTACAAAGAGCTCTTGAAGGAGGGGCTGGGGCCTAACGGAGCCTTGGTCAAGTCCGTGGACTTGATGCTCCTTTATGCGGACCAGCTCAGGGCGAGCATAGAGGAGACCGAGAGCAATTACGTAATAGTGGACACGCCCGGACAGCTGGAGCTCTTCGCGTATAGGAAGAGTACGCTGGAGCTATTCAAAAAGATAACTGCTAACGACAAGGCAGTCCTAGTTTACCTAATAGACCCTTCGCTCTTCATAAGCGAGGGTTCCGCGGATCCCTACTCCTTCACCTCCGCGCTGCTGCTGGGCCTGAGCGTGACGGCCAGAATGAAGGTTCCGCTGATACACGTCATAAGCAAGTCCGATTTATTGAGCGAGGAAATTATAAACGTAATAGATTCTTGGTTGGAGGACTTGGGGTCCTTGGCGATGAGCTTGGGAGACGCTCCCCCCGCGCTCGCGAGGGTGGTAGAAGCTCTAGAGGAGGCCGGGTTGGGCGAGGTGCTCTTCGCGTCTTCTCTAACCGAAGAAGGGCTTGACAATATATACGCCGCGGTGCAGCGCGCTCTGGCGGGAGGAGAGGACTACGCAACGGAGGAGCCTTCCGCGAGGTTGTGA
- a CDS encoding CBS domain-containing protein: MRKVFPVADPEEPVLEAAKKMVEHEYGAVLILSDDGTLSGIMTERDVLRAVAEGKDIAQIPVKDLMKKTTVVVHKDVPVRLVLQLFGAYKVRRMPVTDDDGRVIGVISSTDVVYEAIPKVLHPLAGRIGDAMKPAEEVEDSVPSAARYFASKKVDGALAGGKLISERSVIRALLDSTKPSERAERVIYVPPEMNLRNASILMKLNKIRFVMNDNNYAFTRDIAIAATERAEFTMKSYILIKTKPGFEKEIAEKASSLKSNIVSIEYVAGPYDLVLTALTGPQEEVKDLLIPLLRDKEQVVDTLTLVVLGEKYLGGSGE; this comes from the coding sequence ATGAGGAAAGTTTTCCCGGTTGCCGACCCGGAGGAGCCGGTCTTAGAGGCCGCGAAGAAGATGGTAGAGCACGAGTACGGCGCGGTGTTGATACTCTCAGACGACGGCACCTTGAGCGGGATAATGACCGAGAGGGACGTGCTTAGGGCGGTTGCAGAGGGGAAGGACATAGCGCAAATACCGGTCAAGGACTTGATGAAGAAAACCACCGTCGTGGTACACAAGGACGTTCCAGTAAGGCTCGTCTTGCAGCTGTTCGGCGCGTACAAAGTTAGGAGGATGCCGGTGACGGACGACGACGGGAGGGTCATAGGAGTTATAAGCTCCACGGACGTGGTTTACGAGGCCATACCCAAGGTCCTCCACCCCCTCGCGGGCAGGATAGGGGACGCCATGAAGCCCGCGGAGGAAGTGGAGGACAGCGTGCCCAGCGCCGCTAGGTACTTCGCCTCGAAGAAGGTGGACGGCGCGCTGGCCGGGGGCAAGCTCATATCCGAGAGGAGCGTCATAAGGGCCTTGCTGGACTCCACCAAGCCCAGCGAGAGGGCCGAGCGGGTCATCTACGTCCCGCCGGAGATGAACTTGAGGAACGCCTCTATACTCATGAAGCTGAACAAGATAAGGTTCGTGATGAACGACAACAACTACGCGTTTACGAGGGACATAGCAATAGCCGCGACGGAGAGGGCCGAGTTCACTATGAAGAGTTACATACTGATAAAGACTAAGCCGGGCTTCGAAAAGGAAATCGCAGAGAAGGCCTCCTCTTTGAAGAGCAACATAGTTAGCATAGAGTACGTCGCGGGCCCCTACGACTTGGTGTTGACGGCGCTAACCGGCCCCCAAGAGGAGGTGAAGGACTTGCTCATCCCCCTCTTAAGGGACAAGGAGCAAGTGGTTGACACTTTAACCCTTGTTGTCCTAGGGGAAAAGTACTTAGGAGGGAGCGGAGAATAA